One Bradyrhizobium manausense DNA segment encodes these proteins:
- a CDS encoding class I SAM-dependent methyltransferase, protein MEQPAGHAQNADQIAYWNGPSGQRWADRHGAQESLLGPIADVLIDRARPKPGERVLDVGCGSGATTFAFAKAVAPHGFALGLDVSDPMLSQARALAPKGLPLDFVLADATVHPFEPASFDLLASRFGVMFFSDPIASFTNLRRALKPTGRLAFACWREPKQNPWMMAPLMAVYKHVPKMPPVGPEEPGPFAFASEERVTRILTGAGFADVAMEPHNLPMDIAIGGGLDAAVDGSLQIGPASRALQGHPPETYAAAKASIRETLAPFLTGNSVALPGAIWIVTARVG, encoded by the coding sequence ATGGAACAGCCGGCCGGACACGCGCAGAATGCCGACCAGATCGCCTACTGGAACGGCCCGAGCGGTCAGCGCTGGGCCGATCGCCACGGCGCGCAGGAGAGCCTGCTCGGACCCATCGCCGATGTGCTGATCGACCGCGCCAGACCGAAACCGGGCGAGCGCGTTCTCGATGTCGGCTGCGGCTCGGGGGCGACGACCTTTGCATTTGCGAAAGCTGTCGCGCCTCATGGTTTCGCGCTGGGCCTCGATGTGTCCGATCCGATGCTGTCGCAAGCACGCGCGCTTGCGCCGAAGGGGCTGCCGCTCGATTTCGTGCTGGCCGATGCGACGGTGCATCCGTTCGAGCCGGCGAGTTTTGATCTGCTTGCCTCGCGTTTCGGGGTGATGTTCTTTTCCGACCCGATCGCGTCCTTCACCAATTTGCGGCGTGCGCTGAAGCCGACCGGGCGGCTCGCCTTCGCCTGCTGGCGCGAACCGAAGCAAAATCCGTGGATGATGGCGCCGCTGATGGCGGTCTACAAACACGTGCCAAAAATGCCGCCGGTCGGACCCGAAGAGCCGGGCCCGTTCGCGTTTGCATCCGAGGAACGCGTCACGCGTATCCTCACGGGCGCGGGCTTCGCCGACGTGGCGATGGAGCCGCATAATTTGCCCATGGACATCGCCATTGGCGGCGGGCTCGATGCGGCGGTCGACGGCTCGCTCCAGATCGGCCCCGCCAGCCGCGCGCTCCAGGGTCATCCGCCGGAGACGTATGCAGCAGCCAAGGCCTCGATCCGCGAAACGCTTGCGCCGTTCCTGACGGGCAACAGCGTGGCGCTGCCGGGCGCGATCTGGATCGTGACGGCGAGGGTGGGGTAG
- a CDS encoding cation diffusion facilitator family transporter has translation MGSHDHHGHHHHDHGHAHDHGHDHSHGHVHVHAPANFGKAFAIGIALNSALVVAEAIYGYLGNSTALLADAGHNLSDVLGLVVAWGASIAAKRAPSGRFTYGFRASTILAALANAVFLLVATGAIGWEAILRLREPEPVAGVTVMVVAGIGILINGFTAMLFACGRKEDINIEGAYLHMASDAAVSLGVVVSAALIIWTGWLWLDPVTSLVICASILWGTTSLLRGSIDMSMAAAPKGTDLTAIRAFLLARPGVSAIHDLHVWPISTTETALTCHLVMPAGTADAFLMETSQMLKTSFRIGHTTLQVETHPDNGCALAPDDVV, from the coding sequence TTGGGCAGCCACGACCACCACGGTCATCACCACCATGACCACGGCCACGCGCATGATCATGGCCACGACCATTCCCACGGTCACGTCCATGTCCATGCGCCCGCCAATTTCGGCAAGGCATTTGCGATCGGCATTGCGCTGAACAGCGCGCTGGTCGTGGCTGAGGCCATCTACGGCTATCTCGGCAACTCCACCGCGCTGCTCGCCGATGCCGGCCATAATCTGTCCGACGTGCTCGGCCTCGTCGTAGCCTGGGGCGCCTCGATTGCAGCGAAGCGCGCACCGAGCGGCCGCTTTACCTACGGCTTCCGCGCCTCCACAATCCTGGCCGCGCTGGCGAATGCGGTGTTCCTGCTGGTCGCAACCGGTGCGATCGGCTGGGAGGCGATCCTGCGCCTCCGCGAACCCGAGCCGGTCGCGGGCGTGACCGTGATGGTGGTCGCCGGCATCGGCATCCTCATCAACGGCTTCACCGCCATGTTGTTCGCATGCGGCCGCAAGGAAGACATCAACATCGAGGGCGCTTACCTGCACATGGCGTCCGACGCCGCCGTCTCGCTCGGCGTCGTGGTCTCGGCGGCGCTGATCATCTGGACCGGCTGGCTCTGGCTCGATCCCGTCACCAGCCTCGTCATCTGCGCCAGCATTTTGTGGGGCACGACCAGCCTGCTTCGCGGCTCCATCGACATGTCGATGGCGGCCGCGCCGAAGGGCACCGACCTCACCGCAATCAGGGCGTTTCTGCTGGCGCGGCCGGGCGTCTCAGCGATCCACGATCTCCACGTCTGGCCGATCTCCACGACCGAGACCGCGCTGACCTGTCATCTCGTGATGCCCGCGGGCACCGCCGATGCGTTCCTGATGGAAACCTCACAGATGCTGAAGACGTCCTTCCGCATCGGCCACACCACGCTCCAGGTTGAAACCCATCCCGACAATGGCTGCGCGCTCGCGCCGGATGATGTGGTGTAG
- a CDS encoding efflux RND transporter permease subunit — MIDALLSASVRQRWLVVLLALAAGAFGVWNFTRLPIDAVPDVTNVQVQINTRAPGLSPLEAEQRITFPIETAMGGLPRLDYTRSISRYGLSQVTVVFQDGTDIYFARQLVNERIQQAKDQLPAGTEVAMGPISTGLGEIYVYSVEAKAGAKSPSGAEFTPTELRTIQDWIIKPQLRTIPGVIEVNSIGGYERQFHVLPVPGRLMAYKLGFRDIMTALAANNANVGAGYIERNGEQYLVRAPGQVANISDIRDIVIGSRGGVPVRIRDVADVSEGQDLRTGAATANGSETVLGTAMLLIGENSRTVAQRVAARLNEIAKSLPDGVIAHAVYDRTHLVEATIRTVEKNLVEGAALVIAVLFLILGNIRAALITACVIPLSMLFTITGMVESKVSANLMSLGAIDFGIIVDGAVIIVENCLRLLAAEQHRRGRLLTLDERLQTIRNGSREVIKPSLFGTLIIAVVYLPVLTLTGTEGKMFTPMALTVLMALAGAALLSVTFVPAAVAIFVTGEVSETENIFMRAAKRIYVPLLDRAIRYRRSVALGAVLIVAGSLFAATRMGGEFIPSLDEGDITIETIRIPGTSLTQSVDMQLRLEKAVKQVPEVATIFSKIGTAEIANDPMPPNVADTYVTLRPRDEWPDPAKPKNEVIEEIERAANTLPGTAYGMTQPIQMRFNELIAGIRSDVGVKIFGDDLDVLAGIAQQVNGVVRGIEGAADVKTEQVAGLPILTVKLDRQALSRYGLSLSEVQNLVEIAIGGKSAGKLFEGDRRFDIVVRLPESLRADPDAIKSLPIPLPPGEDAATVTKTAWSGASGAALRYVPLSSVAAIEIAPGPNQISRENGKRRVVVMANVRARDLRSFVTEAQAAVAEKVKLPPGYWIGWGGQFEQLVSAGKRLTIVVPAALALVFLLLFMSMGSASDAALVFSGVPLALTGGVAALLLRGIPLSISAGVGFIALSGVAVLNGLVIIAFIERLRSEGRPIAEAVREGALTRLRPVLMTALVASLGFVPMALATGAGAEVQRPLATVVIGGIISSTVLTLLVLPALYVLFRRDATGETPTMRPDLAEAGER; from the coding sequence ATGATTGACGCGCTGCTCTCTGCCTCCGTCCGCCAGCGCTGGCTGGTAGTGCTGCTCGCGCTCGCGGCCGGCGCCTTCGGTGTCTGGAATTTCACCCGACTGCCGATCGACGCCGTGCCTGACGTGACCAACGTCCAGGTCCAGATCAACACGCGTGCGCCAGGCCTGTCGCCGCTCGAGGCCGAGCAGCGCATCACCTTCCCGATCGAGACCGCGATGGGCGGCCTGCCCAGGCTCGATTACACCCGCTCGATCTCGCGCTATGGGCTCAGCCAGGTCACTGTCGTGTTCCAGGACGGTACCGACATCTATTTTGCGCGCCAGCTCGTCAACGAGCGCATCCAGCAGGCCAAGGACCAGTTGCCGGCAGGCACCGAAGTCGCGATGGGACCGATCTCGACCGGGCTCGGCGAGATCTATGTATATTCCGTCGAGGCCAAGGCCGGCGCAAAGTCACCGAGCGGCGCCGAGTTCACGCCGACGGAATTGCGCACGATCCAGGACTGGATCATCAAGCCGCAATTGCGCACCATTCCAGGCGTGATCGAGGTCAACTCGATCGGCGGCTATGAGCGGCAATTCCACGTGCTGCCGGTCCCCGGAAGGCTGATGGCCTACAAGCTTGGCTTCCGCGACATCATGACCGCGCTCGCCGCCAACAATGCCAATGTCGGCGCCGGCTATATCGAGCGCAATGGCGAGCAATATCTCGTCCGCGCCCCCGGCCAGGTCGCCAACATATCCGACATCCGCGACATCGTGATCGGATCCCGCGGCGGCGTGCCGGTCCGCATCCGCGACGTCGCCGACGTCAGTGAGGGCCAGGACCTGCGCACGGGCGCCGCGACGGCCAACGGCAGCGAAACGGTGCTCGGTACCGCCATGCTGCTGATCGGCGAGAACAGCCGCACAGTGGCCCAGCGTGTCGCCGCAAGGCTCAACGAGATCGCGAAATCGCTGCCCGACGGCGTCATTGCACACGCTGTCTACGATCGCACCCATCTGGTGGAAGCGACCATCAGGACCGTCGAGAAAAACCTCGTCGAGGGGGCTGCGCTGGTGATCGCGGTGCTGTTCCTGATCCTCGGCAACATCCGCGCCGCGCTGATTACGGCCTGCGTCATCCCACTCTCGATGCTGTTCACGATCACAGGCATGGTCGAGAGCAAGGTCAGCGCCAACCTGATGAGCCTCGGCGCAATCGATTTCGGCATCATCGTCGACGGCGCAGTCATCATCGTCGAGAACTGTCTGCGGCTGCTGGCCGCCGAGCAGCACCGGCGCGGCCGGCTGCTGACGCTGGACGAACGCCTCCAGACCATCCGTAACGGCAGCAGGGAAGTCATCAAGCCGAGCCTTTTCGGCACGCTCATTATCGCCGTGGTCTATCTGCCGGTCCTCACCTTGACGGGGACAGAGGGCAAGATGTTCACGCCGATGGCGCTGACCGTTCTGATGGCCCTCGCCGGCGCGGCGCTGCTGTCAGTCACCTTCGTCCCGGCGGCGGTCGCGATCTTCGTCACCGGCGAGGTCTCGGAGACGGAGAATATCTTCATGCGTGCTGCGAAGCGCATCTATGTGCCGCTACTCGACCGCGCTATTCGCTATCGCCGCAGCGTCGCGCTCGGCGCCGTCCTGATCGTCGCCGGCAGTCTGTTCGCCGCAACGCGCATGGGCGGCGAGTTCATCCCGAGCCTTGATGAAGGTGATATCACCATCGAGACGATCCGGATTCCCGGCACCAGCCTGACCCAGAGCGTCGATATGCAGCTTCGGCTTGAGAAGGCGGTCAAGCAGGTGCCCGAGGTGGCAACCATCTTCTCCAAGATCGGCACCGCCGAGATCGCCAATGATCCGATGCCGCCGAACGTCGCCGACACCTATGTCACGCTGAGGCCGCGCGACGAATGGCCCGATCCCGCCAAGCCGAAGAACGAGGTGATCGAGGAAATCGAGCGCGCCGCCAACACCCTGCCCGGCACCGCCTATGGCATGACCCAGCCGATCCAGATGCGCTTCAACGAACTCATCGCGGGCATTCGCAGCGACGTCGGCGTCAAGATCTTTGGCGATGACCTCGACGTGCTCGCGGGCATTGCCCAGCAGGTCAACGGCGTGGTCCGCGGCATCGAGGGCGCGGCCGACGTCAAGACCGAGCAGGTCGCAGGTCTGCCGATCCTCACCGTCAAGCTCGACCGCCAGGCGCTCTCGCGCTACGGCCTCAGTCTCAGCGAGGTGCAAAACCTCGTCGAGATCGCGATCGGCGGCAAGTCGGCCGGAAAGCTGTTCGAGGGCGACCGCCGCTTCGACATCGTGGTGCGCCTGCCGGAGAGCCTGCGAGCCGACCCGGACGCGATCAAATCGCTGCCGATCCCGCTGCCCCCGGGCGAGGATGCCGCGACCGTGACCAAGACCGCATGGTCGGGTGCATCGGGCGCAGCACTTCGCTATGTCCCCCTATCCTCCGTTGCCGCGATCGAGATCGCCCCGGGGCCCAACCAGATCAGCCGCGAGAACGGCAAGCGCCGCGTGGTGGTGATGGCCAACGTCCGCGCCCGCGACCTGCGCTCCTTCGTGACAGAGGCACAAGCTGCCGTCGCGGAGAAGGTCAAGCTGCCGCCCGGCTACTGGATCGGCTGGGGCGGCCAGTTCGAGCAGTTGGTCTCCGCCGGCAAGCGGCTGACGATCGTGGTGCCGGCGGCGCTCGCGCTGGTGTTCCTCTTGCTGTTCATGAGCATGGGCTCGGCGTCGGATGCGGCGCTGGTGTTCTCAGGGGTGCCGCTGGCCCTGACCGGCGGCGTCGCGGCGCTCTTGCTGCGCGGCATTCCACTGTCGATCAGCGCCGGCGTCGGCTTCATCGCGCTATCGGGCGTTGCCGTGCTCAACGGCCTCGTCATCATCGCCTTCATCGAGCGTTTACGCAGCGAGGGGCGGCCCATCGCGGAGGCCGTGCGCGAGGGCGCGCTGACGCGGCTGCGTCCGGTGTTGATGACGGCGCTGGTTGCTTCGCTCGGCTTTGTGCCGATGGCGCTTGCTACCGGCGCTGGTGCCGAAGTGCAGAGGCCGCTGGCAACCGTCGTGATCGGCGGCATCATCTCCTCGACGGTGCTGACATTGCTGGTGCTGCCGGCGCTCTACGTACTGTTCCGGCGTGACGCGACGGGTGAAACGCCTACAATGAGGCCTGATTTGGCTGAAGCCGGGGAGCGCTAG
- the ihpB gene encoding divalent metal ion exporter adaptor subunit IhpB, whose protein sequence is MTAPSTILVAILAAALGAYGYSLLAPAKVTPAGHAEHSGQKSEKPSDHVEQDEHGADRIRISDVKLAAAGVVLAEAASATLTDTLSFNGILRANQEAVVQVTPRFPGVARSIQKRIGDKVGKDDLLATIESNQSLTVYELKAPIPGTIIERQISLGEYASEQKPAFVVANLSTIWVDLSIYRQDLRRVRLNDEVLIDPDDGRGEIKGTISYMAPIGSSETQTALARVVLSNPDGRLRPGLFVTARLILAARNVAVAVRRGAIQTLESKTIVFVREDNDKIEARPVELGDSDPQFIEIRAGLSPGEHYVAENSFVVKAEMGKGEAEHD, encoded by the coding sequence ATGACGGCCCCCTCCACCATCCTCGTCGCCATCCTTGCCGCCGCGCTCGGCGCCTACGGCTATTCGCTGCTCGCCCCGGCCAAGGTCACACCGGCCGGGCATGCCGAGCATTCCGGGCAGAAGTCGGAAAAGCCGAGCGACCATGTCGAGCAGGACGAGCACGGTGCCGACCGCATCCGCATCTCCGACGTCAAGCTCGCCGCGGCCGGCGTGGTGCTGGCGGAGGCCGCAAGCGCGACACTGACCGACACGTTGTCCTTCAACGGCATCTTGCGCGCCAATCAAGAGGCGGTCGTTCAGGTCACCCCGCGCTTTCCGGGTGTGGCAAGATCGATCCAGAAGCGCATCGGCGACAAAGTCGGCAAGGACGACCTCCTTGCCACCATCGAGAGCAACCAGAGCCTCACCGTCTACGAGCTGAAAGCGCCGATACCAGGCACCATCATCGAGCGGCAGATTTCGCTCGGCGAATATGCCTCCGAGCAGAAGCCGGCGTTCGTCGTCGCAAATCTCTCCACCATCTGGGTCGATCTGTCGATCTACCGGCAGGACCTCCGGCGCGTCCGTCTCAACGACGAAGTACTGATCGACCCCGACGACGGCCGCGGCGAGATCAAGGGCACGATCTCCTATATGGCACCGATCGGCTCGAGCGAGACCCAGACCGCGCTCGCACGCGTCGTGCTGTCGAATCCGGACGGCCGTCTTCGTCCCGGCCTGTTCGTCACCGCGCGGCTGATCCTCGCAGCCCGCAATGTCGCGGTCGCGGTGCGACGCGGCGCGATCCAGACGCTGGAGAGCAAGACCATCGTGTTTGTCCGCGAGGACAACGACAAGATCGAGGCGAGGCCGGTGGAGCTTGGGGATTCCGACCCGCAGTTCATCGAGATCCGTGCCGGTCTCTCGCCCGGCGAGCACTACGTCGCCGAGAACAGCTTTGTCGTGAAGGCGGAGATGGGCAAGGGCGAGGCCGAGCATGATTGA
- the ihpA gene encoding divalent metal ion exporter subunit IhpA, translating to MSCRRTAARLSCAMAIFVSPWLTQHAHAQTLTMRAALSRALGASPRLTAAERDVGIATGQRFQAGALLNPELSYEQDNSFGSGIYRGTRSAETTLQISQAFELFGKREARIAAGAAGIEVAAIQRKAIRLEVLSETAIAFLGVLGAQRRIQILDEEITAIDKLTPLLRRRVEAGASSPAETGRAEVASALVKADRERFKATLASARRELAVLMGDPAAKFGEVSGRLDTTGRPPTFQSVVAAIDANPQLVRWTAVYAQRNAELLLARLKPYPDVRIAAGWRHFNETNDDAVRLSVSVPIPVFDQNQGNILSAQESLAKTRAEREANRNTLIVIAGRAHDSLQGSLRELAVLRETAIPKATEASEAILQGYGQGRFTLLEVLDAQASVTQARLREQEALQNFHAGVATIEGLVGNPFALARESAR from the coding sequence ATGTCTTGCAGACGAACTGCCGCGCGCCTTTCGTGCGCGATGGCGATTTTCGTCAGCCCCTGGCTGACGCAGCACGCTCACGCCCAGACGCTGACGATGCGCGCCGCGCTCTCGCGCGCGCTTGGTGCGAGCCCGCGCCTGACGGCGGCGGAACGCGATGTCGGCATCGCCACGGGCCAGCGTTTCCAGGCGGGCGCCCTCCTCAATCCCGAACTGTCCTATGAGCAGGACAATTCGTTCGGCTCCGGCATCTATCGCGGCACCAGATCGGCCGAGACGACGCTCCAGATCAGCCAGGCCTTCGAGCTGTTCGGCAAGCGCGAGGCGCGGATCGCGGCCGGAGCGGCCGGCATCGAAGTCGCCGCGATCCAGCGCAAGGCGATCAGGCTGGAAGTGCTGTCGGAGACCGCGATCGCCTTCCTCGGCGTGCTCGGGGCGCAGCGGCGCATCCAGATCCTCGACGAGGAGATCACGGCGATCGACAAGCTGACACCGCTGTTGCGCCGCCGCGTCGAGGCCGGCGCCTCCTCGCCGGCCGAAACCGGCCGCGCCGAGGTGGCCTCCGCCCTTGTGAAGGCCGACCGCGAGCGCTTCAAGGCGACGCTGGCAAGCGCCCGGCGCGAGCTTGCGGTCCTGATGGGCGATCCTGCCGCGAAATTCGGCGAGGTGTCCGGGCGGCTCGACACCACGGGACGACCGCCAACGTTCCAATCTGTGGTCGCCGCCATAGATGCCAACCCGCAACTGGTGCGCTGGACTGCGGTCTATGCCCAGCGGAACGCCGAACTGCTGCTCGCGCGGCTGAAACCCTATCCTGACGTGCGGATCGCTGCAGGGTGGCGTCATTTCAACGAGACCAATGACGACGCGGTGCGTCTTTCCGTTTCTGTGCCGATCCCCGTCTTCGACCAGAACCAGGGCAATATCCTTTCGGCGCAGGAAAGCCTCGCCAAGACGAGGGCCGAGCGCGAAGCCAACCGCAACACGCTGATCGTGATCGCCGGCCGCGCCCACGACTCGCTGCAGGGCTCGCTGCGCGAGCTCGCTGTGCTGCGCGAGACCGCGATCCCCAAAGCGACAGAAGCGTCCGAAGCAATCTTGCAAGGCTACGGCCAGGGCCGGTTCACCCTGCTCGAAGTGCTGGACGCACAGGCGAGCGTGACGCAGGCGCGGCTGCGCGAGCAGGAAGCACTGCAGAACTTCCACGCCGGCGTTGCGACCATCGAAGGCCTCGTCGGCAATCCCTTTGCGCTGGCCCGGGAGAGCGCGCGATGA